In the Flagellimonas sp. HMM57 genome, one interval contains:
- a CDS encoding ABC transporter permease, with protein sequence MSQYIERYQRRKLISSYFSVVLSIALVLFLLGALGLLVLNTKKMADHFKEQITISVFLKDNAKPVEIEQLQKSLALAEHTKSADYVSKEDAAEQYSEDIGENFTDFLGYNPLKNSVDVNLKADFVTPEQIEAIANDIASKTYVDEVSYDKPLISLLNDNVRKISLWILIASAVFTLIAVLLINSSIRLSIYSKRFIIKTMQMVGATKIFIRRPFIWTNIKLGMLGATLALIALGVLLYYVNSNFPELNLFQDLVVLIALFIGVFVLGVIISWASTHIATQRFLNLRTDDLYY encoded by the coding sequence ATGAGCCAATATATTGAACGATATCAACGAAGAAAACTAATATCCTCTTATTTTTCAGTGGTCTTGAGCATTGCTTTGGTACTTTTTTTACTCGGTGCCCTAGGACTTCTTGTTTTGAACACCAAAAAGATGGCAGATCATTTTAAGGAGCAGATAACCATTTCTGTCTTTTTAAAGGATAATGCAAAGCCCGTGGAAATTGAACAATTACAAAAAAGCTTGGCACTTGCGGAACATACCAAATCCGCCGATTATGTTTCTAAAGAAGATGCCGCTGAACAGTATAGCGAAGATATCGGGGAAAATTTCACCGATTTCCTTGGATACAATCCGCTTAAAAACTCAGTGGACGTTAATTTAAAGGCCGACTTTGTAACTCCTGAACAGATTGAGGCAATCGCTAATGACATCGCTTCCAAAACCTACGTAGATGAAGTTAGTTATGACAAGCCCTTGATTTCATTGCTCAACGATAATGTTCGTAAAATAAGTCTTTGGATTCTCATCGCCAGTGCTGTTTTCACATTAATTGCCGTGCTTTTGATCAATAGTTCCATACGCTTGTCCATATATTCCAAACGCTTTATCATCAAGACAATGCAAATGGTTGGCGCTACTAAAATATTTATACGCAGGCCCTTTATCTGGACAAATATCAAATTGGGAATGTTAGGCGCCACCCTTGCACTTATTGCCTTGGGCGTCCTACTCTATTATGTGAATTCCAATTTTCCGGAACTTAATCTCTTTCAGGATTTGGTAGTGTTGATAGCCTTATTTATTGGCGTCTTTGTCCTTGGAGTCATTATTTCTTGGGCGAGCACGCATATTGCCACGCAACGATTTTTGAACCTAAGGACAGATGATCTTTATTATTAA
- a CDS encoding DUF3098 domain-containing protein, translating to MSKKNKNVQKPTPQFIFQRKNYIFLFIGLAFIALGFILMTGGGSDDPNVFNPDIYNFRRIRLAPTLVLIGLGIQVYAILLNPNKNKE from the coding sequence ATGAGTAAGAAAAATAAGAATGTCCAAAAGCCAACGCCACAATTTATCTTTCAAAGGAAAAACTACATCTTTCTTTTTATTGGATTGGCCTTTATTGCACTAGGGTTTATTTTAATGACAGGCGGCGGCAGTGATGACCCCAATGTTTTTAACCCGGATATCTATAATTTTAGGAGAATACGTTTAGCTCCAACATTGGTTCTCATTGGACTTGGTATTCAAGTATATGCAATTTTGTTGAACCCTAACAAAAACAAAGAATAA
- a CDS encoding undecaprenyl-diphosphate phosphatase, whose product MDIIDAIILGIIQGLTEFLPVSSSGHLELGKAILGNDSLPEESLLFTVVLHFATALSTIVVFRKDVWDIIKGLFQFSWNEQTQFSLKIIVSMIPAALVGFFLEDFMEVFFDGAIIIVGIMLLITAVLLYLADLAKTTEKGVSFRSAFVIGLAQAVAMLPGISRSGATISTAVLLGIDKTKSARFSFLMVVPLIIGKVAKDILSGDINFEGGETAAMGAGFIAAFIAGLAACTWMIKLVRQSKLTYFAIYCLIVGLIAIAWSIWG is encoded by the coding sequence TTGGACATTATCGATGCTATTATCCTTGGGATTATTCAAGGTCTGACCGAGTTTTTGCCTGTCTCTTCCAGCGGACACTTAGAATTGGGGAAGGCCATCTTGGGGAATGACTCGTTACCAGAAGAAAGCCTTTTGTTCACTGTAGTATTGCATTTCGCCACTGCACTGAGTACCATCGTTGTTTTCCGAAAAGATGTATGGGATATTATAAAGGGGTTGTTCCAATTTTCATGGAACGAACAGACACAATTCTCTTTAAAGATTATTGTTTCAATGATTCCTGCTGCTCTAGTTGGCTTTTTTCTTGAAGATTTCATGGAGGTTTTTTTTGATGGCGCTATTATCATAGTCGGTATTATGTTGTTGATAACAGCAGTTTTGTTGTATTTAGCTGATTTAGCGAAAACCACGGAAAAAGGGGTTTCTTTCAGAAGTGCTTTTGTGATAGGATTGGCACAGGCCGTGGCAATGCTACCTGGAATCTCAAGAAGTGGAGCCACAATTTCCACCGCTGTGCTATTGGGGATTGATAAAACAAAATCCGCTCGTTTTTCTTTCTTAATGGTCGTTCCCTTGATAATCGGCAAAGTAGCCAAGGATATTTTGAGTGGCGACATCAACTTTGAAGGTGGGGAAACCGCTGCCATGGGAGCAGGATTTATTGCGGCTTTCATCGCAGGACTTGCAGCATGTACCTGGATGATCAAATTGGTACGCCAAAGCAAGCTTACTTATTTTGCCATATACTGTCTAATTGTTGGTCTTATTGCCATTGCTTGGAGTATTTGGGGATAG
- the truB gene encoding tRNA pseudouridine(55) synthase TruB, with protein sequence MKTKEDFLNGQILLIDKPLEWSSFQAVNALKWAIRKKFGLKKIKIGHAGTLDPLATGLLIICTGKFTKKIPELQGQIKEYTGTFTLGATTPSFDMETEINQTFPTENLSEELIRKTTQKFIGEIEQVPPVFSALKKDGKRLYEFAREGKEVEIKSRKITISEFEITKISLPKVYFRVVCSKGTYIRSLAHDFGKSLESGAYLSSLRRTKIGDFNVINAVIPAVFKENLEAKS encoded by the coding sequence TTGAAAACCAAAGAGGACTTTTTAAACGGCCAAATACTACTGATAGACAAACCCTTGGAATGGAGTTCTTTTCAGGCGGTCAACGCTTTAAAATGGGCTATTCGTAAAAAGTTTGGGCTTAAAAAAATAAAAATTGGTCATGCCGGCACTTTAGATCCTTTAGCCACAGGTTTGCTAATCATTTGTACGGGGAAATTCACAAAAAAAATTCCTGAACTTCAAGGACAGATAAAAGAATATACGGGTACTTTTACCTTAGGTGCCACTACACCATCTTTTGATATGGAAACGGAAATAAACCAAACCTTTCCAACGGAGAACCTTTCTGAAGAACTTATTCGTAAAACCACCCAAAAATTTATCGGAGAAATAGAACAAGTTCCTCCGGTATTCTCAGCACTAAAAAAAGACGGCAAACGTCTTTATGAATTTGCAAGGGAAGGAAAAGAAGTTGAAATCAAATCAAGGAAAATAACGATTTCCGAATTTGAAATCACGAAAATAAGCCTGCCAAAAGTGTATTTTCGCGTCGTTTGCAGCAAAGGAACTTATATCCGTTCCTTAGCCCACGATTTTGGAAAATCTCTAGAATCAGGGGCATATTTATCATCCCTTAGAAGAACCAAAATAGGGGATTTCAACGTAATTAATGCTGTAATACCAGCTGTTTTCAAGGAAAACCTTGAGGCTAAAAGTTAA